ATAGCACTCTCCAATATTTTGGTTGTTAATTGCTTGTCCTAATTTATTGTGTAGTTCTTCTTCTAAAACTAAAGATTTTTCAAATATTTCTATCGCAACTTTGTATTGTTTTAGGTTTTGATAAATATTTCCTATCCCATTTAAGGATACATTTTTGCTCCGCTTTAACCCTTCGGTAAGTACAGGTACAGATTCTGCTAATTCTATGGCTTCTTGTGCATAGTCTAAAGCAGTTTTTACGGCATCTATACGTCTGTAGGCTACACTAAGCATGTTTAGGCTGTACACTTTTAGTTCTAGGTTGTTTGCTTTATCAGCAGCTTCTAGCGCTTTCTTGTGCAATTCTATGGCAACACTAAACTTAGAGATGTTGCGGTATTTTGTGCCTAATTGGTTTAGAGCGTATGCTTCTCCATCTAGGTATTTTTTTTTTGCTGCGCTACTTGCAAAATAACGCATTAGTAGCGTATCTCTTCTGTTTGTTCTTAGAGCTTTATCTATTTCTGTATAAGCAGAAGGAGCTTTAAAAATTAAGCTGTCTGATGTTTTGATAAACTCTTTTGGGATGTCTTGGCTGTGTAAAGAAAATGGTAAGCATGTAAAAAGGAAACATGCTAGTTTGGCTATTGGCCAATAGAAATAACGTAAAGGATTACTAGAATTTTTTTTTGTCCCCTGCATAAAACCATCTTATATTAAATCTAAAAAGTCTGATTTTTTTTGTCTTGAGACAGGTATTTTGTGATTAGACTCTAGTATGATGTAGCCATCTGTTTTAATAAATTCTTTAATTTTATTTAAGTTAATTATGTACGAATTATGAATGCGGTAAAAGCAATCACTGGGGAGAATTTCATTAACTTCTTTTAGTTTTTTGGTAAGGACAATTTTATGACCATCTGTAAGGTAGATAGTGCTATAATTACCATCAGATTCAACATATAAAATTTCATCACTCTGTAGAAAAACTAACTTTCCGTCCGTGTTAATTGTAATTTTTTTTTGGAGGGATGTGGCGTTAAAATTCAATAAAATTTTTTCTAATTTCTCACTTGTAATCGTTCTAGAATTAAACTTTTTAATTTTAGCAATCGTATCACTTAAATCATCAGAATCTATTGGTTTCAGTAAGTAGTCTATAGCTTCATGTTTCAATGCCTTGATGGCATATTGGTTGTATGCGGTTGTAATAACTACAGGGAAGTCTTTGTTTTTTAATTTTTGAATAAATTGAAAGCCATCCATAGTGGGCATTTCAATGTCTAAAAATAGACAATCAGGGGTGTTTTCTTTTTTTTCAAGATATTCTAATGCCTGTAATGGGTTGGTGAATGAGGCAACTACCTCAATTTCATCGCTAAAATTAGTCAACTCCCAAGTTAAACTTTGGAGGGCTTTAGCTTCATCATCAACAAGTACGGCTTCGAGCATAGATTTTTAAATGTAAACAAAAATACAAGTAAATACTTTTTTATGCACCCTTAATGTATCAATGGTTCGTTTTTAAGTACATATGGATTAAAACGAGTCTAAATAAGAAACCTTATAAATCATCGAGTTATATGAGGTATTTGGATGTTTTTTATGGAAGAATTAGTTAAAACATTAAATATACCATTTATACAGTTTTCTTCACCATTGGTACATTACCCTTTAGTAGGGCTTCTAATTGTTATAATTTAGACCTGTTGTTTGATAAAACGAAGACCCCCGTAAGGTTTTAAAAGACCCTTATTCGGTTCATTGAATTTAAAATTTAGTACCGTTAAATTAAAAAACAGAAGTTATGCAAAAATCATTTATTCTATTCGTTGTTTTAATTATAGTTATAACTATAGCAGCATTAATAGAACGCCAAATTGATTATGATAGTGAGGACGATTATACTGCGTTTAACAGTTCGCAATTAAAAACCATCTAAACCGTGTCAACAATGAAAATTCTAGGGCATAAATTATTTAATTTAAAATACATCATAGGTTCGGTGTTTGCATTGCTATTGCTTACCTCGTATTTACCCAATAACGCTTTTGAAACGGAATATGACAAAAGTGATTTGGAATATGTATTCAAAACTAGTGGTAGTTATACAGATGATGTCTCTGGAGAAATGATTTTTAAAACGACATCAAAAAAAAATAGCCTTGGAGAAAATTTTATTACAGTAACAGCAGAGATTAAAAATGTTGAACAGAGTGTTTTTTCATTTTTGATTTCTAAGAAGGTAGAAAGTGACACTATTGAAGCGGGAGTTTATAAGATTACCTACAATAATGAGGAATCTGTTTATAGGCAAGAAGGTGCTCTAGGTTTTTTTAATATTATAGATTCTAATGACCTTCCTTATTATGCTACGGATGGAAAAATAATTATTTCCAAAATAAATGGAAATAACATCAAAGGTTTTGTACATTTAACCTTAGAAAATTTTCGAAATAAAAAAATTAAGATTTCAGGTAATTTTAATGCTGATTTTGTGAAAGAATAATAATAAACTGTCAAGCCAAGGCGCTACTCTATTAATGCATGTTGCTAGTTAGAATATGTGTTGCTGTTCATCAGCGTAATGGTATTATATATGACGACAATAAATTAAAAGGCAGAGTTTTTAATTCCGTTTTTAAGTAGGTTTTTAGGTTTCGGGGGGAACTTCCTAAACCAACGAGTAGTTTTTTGTTGTAAAATAATGTCTTAGGAGTAGCTGGGTTGGGCAGGATTTATTTGAAACCTTAGGGTTTTAAAAATAGACCAAAGAGTATGTTTTTTAAATACTTTTCGGTCTTTTTTTATTGTATATATTCTTGTGTAATTATTGGTGTTTTTTTAAGAAAAGCCAAAGCCTGCCTAAGCTCAGCAAACATCACTTCTAAAGGTACATTTCAACAATTTGTGTTAAAAACTTTGTGCTAGAAAAGAATAAACATCCTTTCTTTACAACTGATTATTTCCAATCTTTGTTAACCTATCTTGTAAGTTTTTTACTTGCGTAAGGTTTAATGAAAAATTTAAAAATATATGTCAGTAATAGAGCCCATCTTACAAGAGAATAAAGATAGATTTGTGATTTTTCCAATTCAACATAATGATTTGTGGGAGTGGTATAAGAAACAAGAGGCTTGTATTTGGACAGCAGAAGAAATTGACTTAAGTGAAGATGCTAACGATTGGAATAATAAGTTAAATGATGATGAGCGTTACTTTATAAAACATATTTTGGCATTCTTTGCTGCATCTGATGGGATTGTAAATGAGAATTTAGCAGAGAATTTCGTAAATGAAGTTCAGTATTCAGAGGCTAAGTTTTTCTACGGGTTTCAAATTATGATGGAGAACATCCATTCTGAAACCTATTCTTTATTGATTGATACTTATGTTAAAGATGAAAAAGAAAAAACGGTTCTTTTTCAAGCAATAGAAAACTTTCCTGCTATTAAGAAAAAAGCAGATTGGGCTTTAAAGTGGATTGATTCACCAAGTTTTGCAGAGCGTCTTATTGCATTTGCAGCAGTAGAAGGCATTTTCTTTTCCGGATCATTCTGCTCTATTTTCTGGCTGAAGAAAAGAGGTTTGATGCCTGGGTTAACATTCTCTAATGAATTAATTTCTCGTGATGAAGGAATGCATTGTGATTTTGCTGTGCATCTTCATAACAAGCATATCATAAATCAAGTTCCAAAAGAACGTATCACAGAAATACTTGTAGACGCATTAAATATTGAAAGAGAATTTATCACAGAATCATTACCAGCAAGTTTGATAGGTATGAATTCTAAATTAATGACACAATATCTTGAGTTTGTAACCGATAGATTATTGGTTGAATTAGAATGTGATAAGGTTTACAATTCAACAAATCCATTTGATTTTATGGATATGATTGGAATGGAAGGAAAAACTAATTTCTTTGAAAAAAGAGTTTCAGAATATCAAAAAGCGGGAGTTTTAAATTCTGATAAGGAAGGAGATTCTAAGATTAGCTTCGACGCAGACTTCTAAAACTACACGATAAAACACTATTATTTCTATAGGCTTTCCTAATAGAAATAATGAACTATAAACGCAACTTGTTGTGCTTTGAAAAAGGCATGACCAAGGCCATTGTATCACTAAAAATATTTGTAGCCCATGTATGTACTAAAGAGAGACGGAAGAAAAGAACCAATGATGTTTGATAAGATTACGGCAAGAGTTCGTAAACTTTGTTACGGACTAAATGAGCTAGTAGATCCTATAAAAGTTTCTATGAGAGTGATCGAAGGGTTGTATGATGGTGTTACAACTTCAGAGCTAGATAACCTAGCGGCTGAAATTTCGGCAACAATGACAACAACGCATCCAGATTTTGCAAAATTAGCGGCAAGGATATCAGTATCTAATTTACATAAGAACACAAAGAAATCTTTCGCAGATACGATGAAAGATCTTTATGAATATGTAAACCCTAGAAATGGTAAGAAGTCTCCCTTGTTGTCTGATGAGGTATTTAAAGTGATTTCAGAAAATGCCGCGTTTTTAGATTCTACTATTATTTATAACCGAGATTTTGGCTACGATTATTTTGGTTTTAAAACATTAGAGCGTTCATACCTTTTAAAAATTAATGGTCAAATAGCAGAACGTCCTCAACATATGTTAATGCGGGTGTCTGTGGGGATACATTTAGATGATTTAGAAGCGGTTGTAGAGACTTACGAGCTAATGTCTAAAAAGTTCTTTACACACGCTACACCAACATTATTTAACTCAGGGACTCCAAAACCACAAATGTCTTCTTGCTTTCTTTTGGCAATGAAAGATGATAGTATTGACGGTATATATGATACTTTAAAACAAACTGCTCAGATTTCTCAATCTGCAGGAGGTATAGGTTTGTCTATACATAATGTACGTGCAACAGGATCCTATATTGCAGGGACTAATGGTACTTCAAATGGTATTGTTCCAATGTTGCAAGTATTTAATGATACGGCACGCTACGTAGATCAAGGAGGAGGAAAACGTAAAGGTAGTTTTGCAATCTATGTGGAGCCATGGCATGCTGATATTTATGAGTTTTTAGATCTTAAAAAGAATCATGGGAAAGAAGAAATGCGTGCTAGAGATTTATTCTATGCCATGTGGATTCCAGATTTATTCATGAGAAGAGTAGAGGCTAATGAAGAGTGGACGCTAATGTGTCCTAATGAATGTCCAGATTTATTTAAGCACCATAGTGAGGTTTTTGAAACTATGTACTTAAAATATGAAGCTGAAAATAAAGGCCGTAAAACAGTAAAAGCAAGAGACCTTTGGGAAAAAATACTTGAATCTCAAATTGAAACAGGTACGCCTTACATGTTGTATAAAGATGCAGCAAACCGTAAGAGTAATCAAAAGAATCTAGGGACTATTCGTTCTTCAAACTTGTGTACGGAGATTATGGAGTATACCTCTCCTGATGAGGTTGCAGTATGTAATTTGGCATCGATTGCCTTGCCAATGTTTATAAAGAATGGTGAGTTTGATCATAAAGAATTGTTTAGAGTTACCAAGCGTGTAACAAGAAACTTAAACAAGGTTATAGATAGAAATTATTACCCAGTTAAAGAGGCTGAAAATTCTAACATGCGTCATAGGCCAATAGGTTTAGGGGTGCAAGGGTTGGCCGATGCTTTTATAATGTTACGTTTGCCATTTACAAGCGACGCAGCTAAAGCATTAAACCAAGAGATTTTTGAAACGCTTTATTTTGCAGCGGTAACCGCTTCAATGGAAATGGCGAAAGAAGAAGGGCCTTATTCTAGTTATGAGGGTTCTCCAATTTCAGAAGGGGAATTTCAATACAATCTTTGGGGAATAAAAGATGAGGAATTATCTGGCCGTTGGGATTGGGATAAACTTCGTAAAGAGGTGAAGAAAAACGGGGTGCGGAACTCTTTATTAGTAGCGCCAATGCCAACAGCATCTACCTCTCAAATTTTAGGGAATAATGAATGTTTTGAGCCTTATACGTCTAACATTTATACGAGAAGAGTACTGTCTGGTGAGTTCATTGTTGTAAATAAGCATTTGTTAGAAGATTTAGTACATCTTGGATTATGGAATGAGAGTCTAAAACAGGAGCTAATGAGAGCCAATGGTTCTATTCAACATATAGATATCATTCCTCAAGATATTAAAGAGTTATACAAAACTGTTTGGGAATTAAGCATGAAAGACATTATAGATATGTCTAGACAAAGAGGGTATTTTATTGATCAAAGTCAGTCTCTTAACTTATTCATGGAGGGCGCTAACTTTTCTAAATTAACTTCAATGCATTTTTATGCTTGGAAGAGTGGTTTAAAAACAGGAATGTATTATCTAAGAACTAAATCTGCAGTAGATGCCATTAAGTTTACACTAGATAATACAAAGAAAAAAGAGGTTCCTGTTAGTGTTGCTGCGGATGCAGAAATAGTAGCGGCGACACCAGTTCTTAAGCCTGAGGTTAAAATAGCCGCTACCCCTGTTATACAGCAAGAGGTAGCTATAGAGCCCATGACGCCTCAAGAGATGAAAGAAATGATTGCGAGAGCAAAAGAAGGTCAGGCAGATGATGATTGTTTAATGTGTGGTTCTTAAATAATATTTACAAGTACAGAAAAGCCCTTAGAAGTAATTCTAAGGGCTTTTTTGTACACAAGGTTTATAAGACTACTTCTTTATGTAAGGCTTTAGTACTGCTAATGATATGAAGGCAATAATGTAAAGCGCTAAAATTATATAATGATTTTCCATAGGTGTACTTCTTTAAACATTCTCAACAGATATACGTATTTATTATACTAAACAGATGTTGATAAATTGTTAAAAATGAACACGTTGCAAAAACCCCCTTAATTTTTGAAACTTTAAAAATTAAGGGGGTTTATTTTAGATTATAGGTTTACTAGATAGACCAGGCTTTTCCGCCAGTTAATTCTTGTAAATCTCCACAACCAATATATTCACCAGGTACAGGTAAGTAAGCTAAAACTTCTTCACCTATGTATTCAGATGTTTTATAACTCCAGATAACTAAACCTCTTAGGTTATTTGCAAACGCAAATCTTGAAACAGTATCATCTAATTCCGTAGCTTCTCCATTTTTGATAGCTTCATTGTAAGAATTAATCATTTTGAAGTTTTTAGCTTCATCATCTTTTGATACTTTAAATGCACTTGCTAAAACAGGTTCTAAATCTTCTGGGCTTAAATCTGCAATACTTTCCTTTCCAGAATCTGCTACTGCTTTATTTAAAAATTTACCCATAGACATTTTAAAGAAATTTTGCGCTTCTACTTCCATGATTTCGTTAGCGAACTTATCTATAAAAATATGAACGTTTACTTCTGATGCAGAGGGTGTATCTGTCTTAGGTAAAATAATGTCTACTAGTTTATGTAGTGCAGAACCTTCTTCTTTAGATAAAAAGTCTGGTGTCCATTCCACAACATTTTGCTCATTACAACTTTGTACTAAGCTAATTAATGTTGGGGTAGCTACCACATAACCAAGTGATAATCCTATATTCTTGAGGGCGATTCTTCTATCCATTATACGTTTCCTTTTTTAAGTTGTTCTGCGGCATGGTTTGCAGCTCTTGCAGTAAATGCCATATATGTTAATGAAGGGTTTACACAGCTAGCTGAGGTCATGAAAGCACCATCAGTAACATAAACATTGGGTACTGCATGTACTTGGTTGTTACCGTTTAATACCGATGTTTTTGGATCTCTACCCATACGTGCAGTTCCCATTTCATGAATTCCTAAACCTAAAGCGCCTGGGTTATCAAATGATTTAACATCGCGGAATCCTGCTTTTTCAAGCATTTCAACAGCTTGTTGTTTAATATCTTCACGCATTTTCCATTCGTTTTCTTTAAACTCAGCATC
This genomic stretch from Cellulophaga algicola DSM 14237 harbors:
- a CDS encoding LytR/AlgR family response regulator transcription factor; the protein is MLEAVLVDDEAKALQSLTWELTNFSDEIEVVASFTNPLQALEYLEKKENTPDCLFLDIEMPTMDGFQFIQKLKNKDFPVVITTAYNQYAIKALKHEAIDYLLKPIDSDDLSDTIAKIKKFNSRTITSEKLEKILLNFNATSLQKKITINTDGKLVFLQSDEILYVESDGNYSTIYLTDGHKIVLTKKLKEVNEILPSDCFYRIHNSYIINLNKIKEFIKTDGYIILESNHKIPVSRQKKSDFLDLI
- a CDS encoding ribonucleotide-diphosphate reductase subunit beta; the protein is MSVIEPILQENKDRFVIFPIQHNDLWEWYKKQEACIWTAEEIDLSEDANDWNNKLNDDERYFIKHILAFFAASDGIVNENLAENFVNEVQYSEAKFFYGFQIMMENIHSETYSLLIDTYVKDEKEKTVLFQAIENFPAIKKKADWALKWIDSPSFAERLIAFAAVEGIFFSGSFCSIFWLKKRGLMPGLTFSNELISRDEGMHCDFAVHLHNKHIINQVPKERITEILVDALNIEREFITESLPASLIGMNSKLMTQYLEFVTDRLLVELECDKVYNSTNPFDFMDMIGMEGKTNFFEKRVSEYQKAGVLNSDKEGDSKISFDADF
- a CDS encoding ribonucleoside-diphosphate reductase subunit alpha, which translates into the protein MYVLKRDGRKEPMMFDKITARVRKLCYGLNELVDPIKVSMRVIEGLYDGVTTSELDNLAAEISATMTTTHPDFAKLAARISVSNLHKNTKKSFADTMKDLYEYVNPRNGKKSPLLSDEVFKVISENAAFLDSTIIYNRDFGYDYFGFKTLERSYLLKINGQIAERPQHMLMRVSVGIHLDDLEAVVETYELMSKKFFTHATPTLFNSGTPKPQMSSCFLLAMKDDSIDGIYDTLKQTAQISQSAGGIGLSIHNVRATGSYIAGTNGTSNGIVPMLQVFNDTARYVDQGGGKRKGSFAIYVEPWHADIYEFLDLKKNHGKEEMRARDLFYAMWIPDLFMRRVEANEEWTLMCPNECPDLFKHHSEVFETMYLKYEAENKGRKTVKARDLWEKILESQIETGTPYMLYKDAANRKSNQKNLGTIRSSNLCTEIMEYTSPDEVAVCNLASIALPMFIKNGEFDHKELFRVTKRVTRNLNKVIDRNYYPVKEAENSNMRHRPIGLGVQGLADAFIMLRLPFTSDAAKALNQEIFETLYFAAVTASMEMAKEEGPYSSYEGSPISEGEFQYNLWGIKDEELSGRWDWDKLRKEVKKNGVRNSLLVAPMPTASTSQILGNNECFEPYTSNIYTRRVLSGEFIVVNKHLLEDLVHLGLWNESLKQELMRANGSIQHIDIIPQDIKELYKTVWELSMKDIIDMSRQRGYFIDQSQSLNLFMEGANFSKLTSMHFYAWKSGLKTGMYYLRTKSAVDAIKFTLDNTKKKEVPVSVAADAEIVAATPVLKPEVKIAATPVIQQEVAIEPMTPQEMKEMIARAKEGQADDDCLMCGS
- a CDS encoding gluconate 2-dehydrogenase subunit 3 family protein, translated to MDRRIALKNIGLSLGYVVATPTLISLVQSCNEQNVVEWTPDFLSKEEGSALHKLVDIILPKTDTPSASEVNVHIFIDKFANEIMEVEAQNFFKMSMGKFLNKAVADSGKESIADLSPEDLEPVLASAFKVSKDDEAKNFKMINSYNEAIKNGEATELDDTVSRFAFANNLRGLVIWSYKTSEYIGEEVLAYLPVPGEYIGCGDLQELTGGKAWSI